In one Gossypium hirsutum isolate 1008001.06 chromosome D09, Gossypium_hirsutum_v2.1, whole genome shotgun sequence genomic region, the following are encoded:
- the LOC107944028 gene encoding probable polygalacturonase At1g80170 — translation MATLKIFFFVLLIQCTVFTGSSRQLKKSNINIDSYGDNTFNVIRFGPIGDGKKDDSKGFKRAWDAACDSSTPSPTFLVPQGKTFLLQPLTFNGKHCNSNNITFQIDGRIIAPTKPSTWECNRNCHHWIGFQNFDGLHIQGSGIINGQGGNWWKLSCKDNQKSCQLRKPTGFMIGHSKNVDMKGLTFEESPKMHIAFEDSTSIHATQLTIKAPGNSPNTDGIHIQRSTNVSIHNTTIQTGDDCISIGDGSKYINITNIECGPGHGISIGSLGIMGKTEEVEFVHVRNVSFHGTTNGVRIKTWQGGHGHARNIRFEDITSHASTRPIVIDQYYCPHKQCKNQTTAVEISNIAYENINGTSHKETAVQLSCSESSPCRNITMKNINLRNEKQKGKTSSYCLNAHGLRNGRVHPNVPCLDKHDNF, via the exons ATGGCAACTTTGAAAATCTTCTTCTTTGTCCTTTTGATCCAATGCACTGTATTCACTGGCTCTTCTCGTCAGTTGAAGAAGAGCAACATAAATATTGATAGCTATGGTGACAATACATTCAATGTCATTCGCTTTGGACCTATTGGGGATGGAAAGAAGGATGATTCtaag GGGTTTAAGCGTGCATGGGATGCTGCTTGCGATTCATCAACTCCGTCACCAACCTTTCTTGTACCTCAAGGGAAGACGTTTCTGCTGCAACCTTTAACTTTCAACGGCAAACATTGCAACTCTAATAACATTACTTTCCAG ATTGATGGGAGAATCATAGCCCCAACCAAACCTTCTACATGGGAATGCAATAGAAATTGTCACCATTGGATTGGCTTTCAGAATTTCGATGGTCTCCACATTCAAGGATCTGGTATCATCAATGGCCAGGGAGGTAATTGGTGGAAACTTTCTTGCAAAGATAACCAAAAG TCGTGCCAACTTCGGAAACCAACG ggttttatGATAGGACACTCCAAGAATGTAGATATGAAAGGTTTAACCTTTGAAGAAAGTCCCAAAATGCACATTGCATTTGAAGACTCTACTTCGATTCATGCCACTCAACTTACAATCAAAGCTCCGGGAAACAGCCCCAACACTGATGGCATTCACATCCAACGTTCCACCAATGTCTCTATCCACAATACAACCATTCAAActg GTGATGATTGTATATCAATTGGAGATGGCTCCAAATATATCAATATCACTAACATCGAATGCGGTCCGGGTCATGGAATAAG cattgggagccttggaattaTGGGGAAAACTGAGGAAGTTGAATTTGTTCATGTAAGAAATGTTTCTTTCCATGGAACAACTAATGGAGTTAGAATCAAAACTTGGCAG GGAGGACATGGTCATGCGAGGAACATTAGATTTGAAGATATAACTTCTCATGCTTCAACTCGACCTATTGTTATCGATCAATATTATTGCCCTCATAAACAATGCAAGAATCAA ACAACAGCTGTGGAGATTAGCAACATAGCTTATGAAAACATCAATGGCACATCACATAAAGAAACAGCAGTGCAACTTTCGTGCAGTGAATCCAGTCCTTGTAGAAACATTACCATGAAAAATATTAACTTGAGAAATGAGAAGCAAAAAGGCAAAACTTCATCGTATTGCCTCAATGCTCATGGCTTGAGAAATGGAAGGGTCCATCCTAATGTACCTTGTTTGGACAAACATGATAATTTctag